The following proteins are encoded in a genomic region of Catellatospora sp. TT07R-123:
- a CDS encoding RDD family protein — MTTPVPPGPTPDQQGVVRPPIPAGYPQPGIPHQAPPPWGAQPGGWTPPPPQPGAWSPMLVPLAPNGAPLASFGQRLGAHLIDTLVYMAIYFVLLIPVMIIWISSIVSMSPDANGQVPSDEVFTLMATMFGVMIAIVGVLLLFTYLYYVEYQLRTNGRTLGKKLMKLQVVPVDPTQPLTRGDLAKRWGIQYVAAAFVPFLSYLDGLWQLWDKPLQQCLHDKVAKTVVVKVG; from the coding sequence ATGACCACCCCCGTGCCCCCCGGCCCGACCCCCGATCAGCAGGGCGTCGTCCGGCCCCCGATACCGGCCGGATATCCGCAGCCCGGCATCCCGCACCAGGCCCCACCGCCGTGGGGCGCGCAGCCCGGCGGCTGGACGCCGCCGCCCCCGCAGCCCGGCGCCTGGAGCCCGATGCTGGTGCCGCTCGCGCCCAACGGCGCCCCGCTGGCCAGCTTCGGCCAGCGCCTCGGTGCTCACCTGATCGACACCCTGGTATACATGGCGATCTACTTCGTGCTCCTCATCCCGGTGATGATCATCTGGATCAGCTCGATCGTGAGCATGAGCCCGGACGCGAACGGGCAGGTGCCGTCGGACGAGGTCTTCACGCTGATGGCCACCATGTTCGGTGTGATGATCGCCATCGTCGGGGTGCTGCTGCTGTTCACGTACCTCTACTACGTGGAGTACCAGCTGCGCACCAACGGGCGCACTCTTGGAAAGAAGCTGATGAAGCTCCAGGTGGTGCCGGTGGACCCCACCCAGCCGCTGACCCGGGGCGACCTGGCCAAGCGCTGGGGGATCCAGTACGTCGCCGCCGCGTTCGTCCCGTTCCTCAGCTACCTGGACGGGCTCTGGCAGCTGTGGGACAAGCCGCTGCAGCAGTGCCTGCACGACAAGGTGGCTAAGACCGTCGTGGTGAAGGTCGGTTAA
- a CDS encoding RDD family protein: MTISPGWYKDPADPSTQRYWDGEGWIGAALPADTTPPDGPPEPEPAPPPPPPPITAPPAGGVSASRDGVTPPVFPPPPFGRPGPGGPAGPGNRPLPPGWPHPLPTAPVRPHGMPLASPGVRLGARFIDFLVVLGLNVLINGWFVYLWLRDFVPLVQATYQKMLDGEQLTDVSRPTQANGLFLVIIFIALGLWFAYEVPATAHSGQTFGKRIMRIKVVPVESLEPLRTGRAWRRWTPMALPLLLIPCCAILFVIPQILDAVLILMDRRQRMAWHDRSAGTYVVQLPDASRPQKRGA; the protein is encoded by the coding sequence ATGACGATCAGCCCCGGGTGGTACAAGGACCCTGCCGATCCCAGTACGCAGCGCTACTGGGACGGTGAGGGCTGGATCGGTGCGGCCCTGCCCGCCGACACCACGCCGCCGGACGGTCCGCCGGAGCCCGAACCCGCCCCGCCGCCCCCGCCCCCGCCGATCACCGCCCCGCCCGCGGGCGGGGTCAGCGCGTCCCGCGACGGCGTCACGCCGCCGGTCTTCCCGCCGCCGCCGTTCGGCAGGCCGGGGCCTGGCGGTCCGGCCGGTCCGGGCAACCGGCCGCTGCCGCCCGGCTGGCCGCACCCCCTCCCGACCGCGCCGGTACGCCCGCACGGCATGCCGCTGGCCTCCCCCGGCGTACGCCTCGGCGCGCGGTTCATCGACTTCCTGGTCGTGCTCGGCCTCAACGTCCTGATCAACGGCTGGTTCGTGTACCTGTGGCTGCGCGACTTCGTGCCGCTCGTGCAGGCCACGTACCAGAAGATGCTCGACGGCGAGCAGCTCACCGACGTGAGCCGCCCGACCCAGGCCAACGGCCTGTTCCTCGTGATCATCTTCATCGCGCTGGGCCTGTGGTTCGCCTACGAGGTGCCCGCCACGGCGCACTCCGGGCAGACGTTCGGCAAGCGCATCATGCGTATCAAGGTCGTCCCGGTGGAGAGCCTGGAGCCGCTGCGCACCGGCCGCGCCTGGCGCCGCTGGACCCCGATGGCGCTGCCGCTGCTGCTCATCCCCTGCTGCGCGATCCTCTTCGTGATCCCGCAGATCCTCGACGCCGTCCTGATCCTGATGGACCGGCGGCAGCGCATGGCCTGGCACGACCGCTCGGCCGGCACGTACGTGGTCCAGCTGCCCGACGCATCCCGTCCCCAGAAGAGAGGTGCCTGA